GTCCCGCCTCGTAGGCGAGGTCCAGGCAGCGGAAGGTGGCTCGGTCGACCGGCTCGAAGGTGAGGTCGCGCATCGAGGTCCAGTCGGTGCGTTCGGCTCCCCAATCCGGCCGCTCCCCTCCGCCGAGCGCGTACGCGATCGGGACGCGCATGTCCGGGGGGGACATCGAGGCCTTCCACGACCCGTCCGCGAAGCCCACCAGGCAGTGGACGACCGACTGCGGGTGCACGACCACATCGATGTCGTCGTAGGGGGCGCCGAAGAGCACGTGAGCCTCGATCACCTCGAGCCCCTTGTTCATCAAGGTGGCCGAGTCGACGGTGATCTTCGGTCCCATCGACCAGGTGGGGTGGGCCAGGGCGTCTTCTGGGGTGATGCCCTCCAGGTCGGTCCGGCCTCGGAAGGGCCCGCCCGAAGCGGTGAGGACGATCTCGCGCACGCCGGCCGGGTCCTCTCCGACCAGACACATGTGCACGGCCGCATGCTCCGAGTCGACGGGGACGAGCCGGGCTCCCGACTCGAGCCGGGCCCGGACGAGCGGCCCCCCGGCGACGCAGGACTCCTTGTTGGCGAGCGCCACCAGGCGTCCGGAGTCGAGCGCGGTGAGCGTCGCCCTCAGCCCCACCGCGCCGAGCACCGCGTTGAGGACGACGTCCGACCCGCGGGAAGCGAGTTCGACGAGCCCCTCGGGTCCGGACAGCACCTCGGCTCCCGGGACCCGCTCCCGCAGCGCAGCCGCCGCCCCCTCGTCGGACATCGCCGCCACCCTCACCTCGAACTCGTCCATCTGGGCGGCCACCGCGTCGACGTCGGTGTTGGCCGCGACGGCGGCCACCGTGAACCGGTCGGGGCAGGCCCGGACGACGTCCAGCGCCTGCGTCCCGACCGACCCGGTCGAGCCGAGGACGGTGACCGTGGTCACTGGGCCCACCCGAGGGTCACGAGAACGAAGTAGGCCACGGGAGCGCTGTACACGATCGAGTCCACACGGTCGAAGGCGCCGCCGTGTCCCGGGAGCAGCGTGCCCATGTCCTTCACCCCCAGGTCGCGTTTCACGAGCGACTCGGCCAGGTCCCCCATCGGGGAGACGAGCGACATCACGATGGCGAGCCGGACGGCCAGGCTCACGTCGAAGGGCTCGAAGAGCGGCAGGACCAGCGCGGACAGACCCACCGTTATGAGCGAACCCCCCAGGAACCCCTCCCACGACTTCTTCGGGCTCGTGCGCGGCGCCATGCGGTGGCGGCCCAGCTTGCGCCCGACGAGGTAGGCGCCCGAGTCGAGGACGGCCGTCATCCCGACGAACGCGACTATCAGCGCGCGCCCGTGCTCCTCACGCAGGAGCAGGACGGCGAAGCCGGCCAGGAAGGGCCCGTAGACCACGCCGAGGTAGGTGGACGCGATCGTGGACCGGACCCGCTCGACCGGGACGGTGACGGCCCAGACGAGCAGCAGCGGGACGGGGAGGGTGAGCGACAGGGCGAGCGCGAGGGGGCCCCACACGTAGGTAGAGGCGAGGAGGACCGCTCCACACACGAGCCCGAGCATCGCGGCGGGCGCGTACCCGGATGCCTTCAGCACCGCGTAGAGCTCGGCCTGGGCAACGAGCAGGACGACGGCCGCGAACAGGAAGAAGGTGAGCGGACTGATCAGCAGCGACGCGATGACGACGACCGCGAGGACGATCCCGAACCCCACGGCCGCCTTGAGCGACCTGGGCCGGTCGGCTGCTGCCGCCGCCCCGGGCGGCTGCGGGGCGGCGTCCATAGGTCAGACCTCGGAGAGCTCCTGCTCCTTGGTGGCGAGCATCTCGTCGATCCGCTTGACGTGGCTGTCGGTCTCCTGCTGGAGCTGCTTCTCGGCCCGGTGCAGCTCGTCCTGGGAGATCGTCCCGTCCTTCGACATCTTCTCGAGCTCGTCCTTGGCGTGGCGGCGGACGTTGCGCACGGCGACCCGCCCGTCCTCGGCCCGCTTGTGCGCGACCTTCACCAGGTCCTTGCGGCGATCCTCGGTCAGCGCTGGGAACGGGAGCCTGATGACGCTCCCGTCGTTGGAAGGGGTCACCCCCAGGTCGGACTGCATGACCGCCTTCTCGATGGACGGGATCGTGCTCTTGTCGTAGGGCTGGATCACCAGGAGCCGGGCCTCCGGGGTGTTGAGCTGCGCGAGCTGGTTCAGGGGGGTCGGGGTGCCGTAGTAGTCGATCGTGATCCGCTCGACGAGCGCGGGGGAGGCTCGTCCGGTGCGGATGGCGGCGAGGTCGTCCTGGCACACCTTGACAGCCCCGTCCATCTTGCGGTCTGCCTCCTTGAGGACCTGCTGGGCTTCCGGCGTCGACATCGCTCAGCCTCCTGACGTCAGCGGACGATCGTCCCGATCTCGGCTCCCTCGACCACGCGCTTGATGTTGCCCGAGCCGAGGAGGTTGAAGACGTGGATCGGGATCCCGTAGTCCTTGCACAGGGCGATGGCCGTCGCGTCCATCACCTTCAGGTCGCGCTCGAGGACCTGCATGTAGGTGAGGTTCGGCAGGAAGACGGCATCGGGGTTAGTCATCGGGTCGGAGTCGTAGACCCCGTCCACGCGCTTGCCCATCAGGATCGCCTCGGCCCCCACCTCGAGCGCTCGCAGGGCGGCGGTGGTGTCCGTCGAGAAGTAGGGGTTGCCGGTCCCAGCCGCGAAGATGACCACCCGGCCCTTCTCGAGGTGTCTGAGGGCCTTCCCCCGGATGAAGGGCTCGGCCACCTCCTGCATCCAGATGGCCGTCTGCACGCGCGTCTCGACGTCCTGCTGCTGGAGCGCGTCGCGCAGCGCGAGGGCGTTGATGACCGTGGCGAGCATGCCCATGTAGTCGGCGGTCGCCCGGTCCATCCCGCGCGCCTCGCCGGCGTTGCCGCGGAAGATGTTGCCTCCGCCCACGACGACCGCGATCTCGACCCCGGACCGCAGGACCTCGGCTAGCTCACCCGCGATCCGGTGGATCGTCTCCAGGTCGACGCCCTGTCCCTCGCCGGGAGCGAACGACTCGCCGGACAGCTTCAGGAGCACACGGCGGTACCGCGACGGACCGTCACCTGCCGTCCGGTCGGGCGCGCTCTCCGTCTTCACGGGCTCAGTCGAGCGACTCGGCGACCTGGTATCGGACGAAGCGGCGGACCGAGATGTTCTCGCCGATCTTGCCGGCGAACGAGTCGATCAGCTCCCGGATGGTCTGCTTCTCGTCCCGGATCCACTTCTGCTCGAGGAGGACCTCCTGGGCGAGGAACTTCTTCACCGCGCCCTCGGTCGCCTTCTGGACCACGTTCTCCGGCTTGCCCTCCACCTTCTTCGCGGCCAGCTCCCGCTCCGTGGTCAGGACGTCCTCGGGCACCTCCTCGGAGGTGAGCCACTGAGGCTTCGCCGCCGCGATGTGGAGCGCGATGTCCTGGGCCAGGGTCTTGAAGTCGTCGGTCTTGGCCACGAAGTCGGTCTCGCAGGTCAGCTCCAACAGGACGCCGACCTTCGGGGGGATCCCGGGGGTCGGCGCGTGCAGGTAGGCGTGGACGAGGCCCTCGCTGGCCTCGCGTC
This genomic stretch from Actinomycetota bacterium harbors:
- the dxr gene encoding 1-deoxy-D-xylulose-5-phosphate reductoisomerase, which encodes MTTVTVLGSTGSVGTQALDVVRACPDRFTVAAVAANTDVDAVAAQMDEFEVRVAAMSDEGAAAALRERVPGAEVLSGPEGLVELASRGSDVVLNAVLGAVGLRATLTALDSGRLVALANKESCVAGGPLVRARLESGARLVPVDSEHAAVHMCLVGEDPAGVREIVLTASGGPFRGRTDLEGITPEDALAHPTWSMGPKITVDSATLMNKGLEVIEAHVLFGAPYDDIDVVVHPQSVVHCLVGFADGSWKASMSPPDMRVPIAYALGGGERPDWGAERTDWTSMRDLTFEPVDRATFRCLDLAYEAG
- a CDS encoding phosphatidate cytidylyltransferase yields the protein MDAAPQPPGAAAAADRPRSLKAAVGFGIVLAVVVIASLLISPLTFFLFAAVVLLVAQAELYAVLKASGYAPAAMLGLVCGAVLLASTYVWGPLALALSLTLPVPLLLVWAVTVPVERVRSTIASTYLGVVYGPFLAGFAVLLLREEHGRALIVAFVGMTAVLDSGAYLVGRKLGRHRMAPRTSPKKSWEGFLGGSLITVGLSALVLPLFEPFDVSLAVRLAIVMSLVSPMGDLAESLVKRDLGVKDMGTLLPGHGGAFDRVDSIVYSAPVAYFVLVTLGWAQ
- the frr gene encoding ribosome recycling factor; protein product: MSTPEAQQVLKEADRKMDGAVKVCQDDLAAIRTGRASPALVERITIDYYGTPTPLNQLAQLNTPEARLLVIQPYDKSTIPSIEKAVMQSDLGVTPSNDGSVIRLPFPALTEDRRKDLVKVAHKRAEDGRVAVRNVRRHAKDELEKMSKDGTISQDELHRAEKQLQQETDSHVKRIDEMLATKEQELSEV
- the pyrH gene encoding UMP kinase gives rise to the protein MKTESAPDRTAGDGPSRYRRVLLKLSGESFAPGEGQGVDLETIHRIAGELAEVLRSGVEIAVVVGGGNIFRGNAGEARGMDRATADYMGMLATVINALALRDALQQQDVETRVQTAIWMQEVAEPFIRGKALRHLEKGRVVIFAAGTGNPYFSTDTTAALRALEVGAEAILMGKRVDGVYDSDPMTNPDAVFLPNLTYMQVLERDLKVMDATAIALCKDYGIPIHVFNLLGSGNIKRVVEGAEIGTIVR
- the tsf gene encoding translation elongation factor Ts encodes the protein MAEISAADVKKLRDATGAGMMDCKKALQEADGDIEKARVILREKGLADAAKRKGREASEGLVHAYLHAPTPGIPPKVGVLLELTCETDFVAKTDDFKTLAQDIALHIAAAKPQWLTSEEVPEDVLTTERELAAKKVEGKPENVVQKATEGAVKKFLAQEVLLEQKWIRDEKQTIRELIDSFAGKIGENISVRRFVRYQVAESLD